Proteins encoded in a region of the Trichomycterus rosablanca isolate fTriRos1 chromosome 26, fTriRos1.hap1, whole genome shotgun sequence genome:
- the LOC134303354 gene encoding complement C1q-like protein 4 → MERTSIITVFVLVFVKISLQQVSLTPDPSADVKQVRDLVYQHGAALAELKVKLDYMEKKTAALETRLVDKETELDSLRKQNGAQGSELSIMKTELESLKMMNAGQPKVAFSAGLAAGQKGPFNTETNLIYSKVISNIGGAYNSHTGVFTAPVKGVYYIRFTAAAYNSNSHNMGVNLYKNGQHLMHLGEYDSDGKARHVSGALVLELDTSDVVYIRLLTNYALYEDLLLRNTFSGFLVFPS, encoded by the exons ATGGAGAGAACTTCCATCATTACGGTTTTTGTTCTGGTGTTCGTGAAGATCAGCCTCCAGCAAGTCTCGTTGACTCCGGATCCCTCTGCGGACGTGAAGCAGGTTCGAGATCTGGTGTATCAGCACGGCGCCGCTCTGGCTGAGCTCAAGGTGAAGCTCGACTACATGGAGAAAAAAACCGCAG CGCTGGAGACCAGACTGGTGGATAAAGAGACCGAGCTGGACAGTCTGAGGAAACAGAACGGAG CTCAAGGGAGCGAGCTGTCGATCATGAAGACGGAGCTGGAGAGTCTGAAGATGATGAACGCAG GTCAACCGAAGGTGGCGTTCAGCGCCGGATTGGCAGCAGGACAGAAAGGTCCGTTCAACACCGAAACCAATCTGATCTACAGCAAAGTCATCAGCAACATCGGAGGAGCCTACAACTCACACACGG GTGTGTTTACAGCTCCAGTTAAAGGCGTGTACTACATCCGCTTCACGGCCGCCGCCTACAACAGCAACAGCCACAACATGGGGGTCAATCTGTATAAAAACGGCCAGCACCTGATGCACCTGGGCGAGTACGACAGCGACGGGAAAGCCAGACACGTGTCCGGCGCCCTGGTCCTGGAACTGGACACCTCGGACGTGGTTTACATCCGTCTCCTTACAAACTACGCTCTGTATGAGGATTTGCTGCTCAGAAACACCTTCAGCGGCTTCCTCGTCTTCCCCAGCTGA
- the LOC134303353 gene encoding trichohyalin-like: MAANKKRKSDHLVFHDLSVLTPSEQKDEDLESRCREVTAHVRARWGTDRLTREEMEVIHREVALQMEKEKLRLILERRETELMSWVENKWRSAMERIRSLQRSNRYREATPCPRDAQIRDTYHPAEDRNRDKELRNMEKNVRELQEKMETFLSRMGSNTNTKKETEKSQLEARLRLLEEQLQEVKLSKAEELRRAFNGGQSETLAELKSLREKLQREMEEKEELMEENKRLREMNRRLLEKHQELKSKIKEMKKARVVREEPTAMARQELDVPGGTEVKERKKQREAEMKHKMKQKMKSEAERERLRHREMDDERNEELKRLEKKLDQRQKEMERERQKQDEMEKERQEKLRKMDEERKTEEERTRQREEETTRDRRRKEDERKMEEMKQKMEEEFEEKQREIEREKEETFKKVKMEFEERKKDVEEERQRQTEIEKGERKKQNEREMMKDVRRDEAEKQKNTERDGIGQKETLSEVKKSEEKPKELQNEQRNQQKKENMTDDNEWRYWIKNPEEWKKKQREEEIRKEDEKMKALEEKWEEQAKHLNNDHETFLQKERLKKQREEEKRRQELTRKYQEKAAEAERREADERRRRQEELTMRLWNGSIEHRKVEERRKAEMERAELERKIEEQRKEQERREQERREQERKKEEERKAEIMRKEQERREQERREQERKKEEERRVEMERAELVRKIEEQRRKVEIERKKQEEQMRNAEAKRSEQKNVKPSMWKKLKSFFN, encoded by the exons ATGGCAGCGAATAAAAAGCGTAAGAGCGATCATTTGGTCTTTCACGACCTCAGCGTCCTCACGCCCAGCGAGCAGAAGGACGAGGACCTGGAGTCCCGCTGTCGGGAGGTCACCGCACACGTGAGAGCGAGATGGGGAACCGACAGATTGACCAGAGAGGAGATGGAGGTGATCCACAGAGAGGTGGCGCTTCAGATGGAGAAGGAAAAGCTGAGGCTCATCCTGGAACGGAGGGAGACGGAGCTGATGAGCTGGGTGGAGAACAAATGGAGG AGCGCCATGGAAAGGATCAGAAGCCTCCAAAGAAGCAACCGGTACAGAGAGGCGACTCCGTGTCCCCGGGACGCCCAGATACGAGACACGTATCATCCGGCAGAGGACAGGAACCGAGACAAAGAGCTCAGAAACATGGAGAAAAACGTGAGGGAGCTCCAGGAGAAGATGGAGACGTTTCTGTCTCGGATGGGTTCCAACACTAATACAAAGAAGGAGACGGAAAAATCCCAACTGGAAGCCCGTCTGAGGCTCCTCGAGGAGCAGCTCCAGGAGGTGAAGCTCAGTAAAGCCGAGGAGCTGCGGAGGGCTTTTAATGGCGGGCAATCAGAAACGCTGGCAGAACTCAAGAGTCTCCGTGAGAAGCTGCAGCGAGAGATGGAGGAGAAAGAAGAACTGATGGAGGAGAATAAACGACTGAGAGAGATGAACAGGAGGCTGCTGGAGAAACACCAGGAGCTGAAgagcaaaataaaagaaatgaagaaaGCCAGGGTGGTGCGTGAGGAACCCACCGCCATGGCACGGCAAGAACTGGACGTCCCGGGGGGGACGGaggtgaaagaaagaaagaagcaaaGGGAGGCCGAGATGAAGCATAAGATGAAGCAGAAGATGAAGAGCGAGGCTGAGAGAGAACGTCTGAGACACAGAGAGATGGACGATGAGAGAAATGAGGAGTTGAAAAGGCTGGAGAAGAAGCTGGATCAGAgacagaaagaaatggagagagaaagacagaagcAGGATGAGATGGAAAAAGAGAGGCAGGAGAAGTTGAGGAAGATGGACGAGGAGAGAAAGACGGAGGAGGAACGGACACGACAAAGAGAGGAGGAAACGACGAGAGACAGAAGACGAAAAGAAGACGAGAGAAAAATGGAAGAGATGAAGCAGAAGATGGAGGAAGAGTTTGAAGAGAAGCAGAGAGAGAttgaaagagagaaagaggagACGTTTAAGAAGGTGAAGATGGAGTttgaggaaagaaagaaagatgtgGAGGAGGAACGACAGAGACAGACTGAGATCGAAAAAGGCGAAAGAAAGAAGCAAAACGAGAGAGAAATGATGAAAGACGTAAGACGTGATGAAGCAGAGAAGCAGAAGAACACTGAAAGAGACGGAATAGGACAGAAAGAGACGTTGAGCGAGGTAAAGAAGTCTGAAGAGAAGCCAAAAGAACTGCAGAACGAGCAAAGAAACCAGCAGAAGAAAGAGAACATGACAGACGACAATGAGTGGAGATACTGGATAAAAAATCCAGAAGAATGGAAGAAGAAACAGAGAGAGGAGGAGATCAGGAAGGAGGATGAGAAGATGAAAGCTCTGGAGGAGAAGTGGGAGGAACAGGCCAAACATCTCAACAACGACCACGAGACCTTTCTCCAAAAAGAACGACTCAAGAaacagagagaggaagagaaacGCCGACAAGAGCTGACGAGAAAATACCAGGAAAAGGCGGCCGAGGCCGAGAGGAGAGAGGCGGacgagaggaggaggaggcagGAGGAACTCACGATGAGACTGTGGAACGGGAGCATAGAGCACAGAAAGGTAGAGGAGAGGAGAAAGGCAGAGATGGAACGAGCAGAACTGGAGAGAAAGATCGAAGAACAGAGAAAAGAACAGGAGAGAAGAGAACAGGAGAGAAGAGAACAGGAGAGAAAGaaggaagaagaaagaaaggCGGAGATCATGAGAAAAGAACAGGAGAGAAGAGAACAGGAGAGAAGAGAACAGGAGAGAAAGAAGGAAGAAGAACGAAGGGTGGAGATGGAACGAGCAGAACTGGTGAGAAAGATTGAAGAACAGAGGAGAAAGGTGGAGATTGAGAGAAAGAAGCAGGAGGAGCAGATGAGAAACGCTGAAGCCAAACGTTCAGAGCAGAAGAATGTGAAGCCGTCGATGTGGAAGAAGCTGAAAAGCT TCTTCAACTGA
- the iqcd gene encoding dynein regulatory complex protein 10 has product MSEQCRKKLDAQPPEAQRIINVLDESIHKMKLLSCLPDKLECSDQASLVLGDHAANLLEEHLRLSEIYHSTQEQDRNQEAPAAQDVQNSLRDFLRVARPHGTTLEAAALVGTALQGAGPVLEEDLRVVQKLAEGLQNFRDVVLERLVTTPSEEQKLKRRAQEATVRHRSNLERIDKLEKDVAEAERERDEELSRRDEEISRRKDSLQRIIKEKQENVLKIQTDSVQQKISDQKNSEEKRQRLQLRADQLQTQLTNISAEHWESGTTLRKKNKKLETQIENLIKRYDSDLGEKQVELEKLMQMYEEERAELKDLQELHVVLEPEYAQIMEERRRAQERRVEEEKELQTKSRAAIIIQAVWRGWSVRKAMKNKSKSKSKKGKKGKGGKKGK; this is encoded by the exons ATGTCCGAGCAGTGCAGGAAGAAGCTGGACGCTCAGCCCCCTGAAGCTCAGCGCATCATTAATGTCCTGGACGAGTCCATCCACAAGATGAAACTTTTGTCCTGTTTGCCTGATAAACTCGAATGTTCTGATCAGGCCTCGCTGGTGCTCGGAGACCACGCAGCTAATTTACTCGAGGAACATCTGCGACTGTCTGAGATTTACCACAGCACGCAGGAACAGGACAGGAACCAAGAAGCGCCCGCCGCTCAGGACGTCCAGAACTCACTGCGGGACTTCCTACGCGTCGCGAGGCCTCATGGGACGACGCTGGAAGCGGCGGCGCTGGTGGGGACGGCACTCCAGGGAGCAGGACCGGTCTTAGAGGAGGACCTGAGGGTGGTGCAGAAGCTAGCAGAGGGGCTACAGAACTTCAGAGACGTGGTGTTGGAGAGGCTGGTGACCACGCCTAGCGAGGAGCAAAAACTCAAGCGTCGAGCGCAGGAGGCGACTGTGAGGCACCGAAGCAACCTGGAGCGGATCGACAAGCTGGAGAAGGACGTGGCCGAGGCCGAACGGGAAAGAGACGAGGAA CTCAGTAGGAGGGATGAGGAGATCAGTAGGAGGAAGGATTCTCTACAGAGAATAATAAAAGAGAAGCAGGAGAACGTGTTGAAGATTCAGACAGACTCAGTACAGCAGAAGATCTCAGATCAGAAGAACTCAGAGGAGAAACGTCAGCGGCTGCAGCTCCGAGCAGATCAGCTCCAAACTCAACTCACCAACATCAGCGCCGAGCACTGGGAGTCAGGAACCACGCTCcgcaag aaaaataaaaagttggAGACACAGATAGAAAATCTGATCAAGCGCTATGATTCAGATTTGGGAGAAAAACAG GTGGAGCTGGAGAAGCTGATGCAGATGTACGAGGAAGAGAGGGCCGAGCTGAAGGACCTGCAGGAGCTTCACGTCGTCCTGGAGCCGGAGTACGCCCAGATCATGGAGGAGCGACGCCGGGCGCAGGAGCGGCGGGTCGAGGAGGAAAAGGAGCTTCAGACGAAGAGCCGCGCCGCCATTATTATTCAGGCCGTGTGGAGGGGATGGAGTGTCCGCAAAGCCATGAAGAACAAGAGCAAAAGCAAGAGCAAGAAGGGCAAGAAGGGCAAAGGGGGGAAAAAGGGGAAATGA